The genomic segment GGCGCGCACGGCCGAGGATTTCGCGGCCTGGCTCAGCGCCTATCTTGCCACGCACCACACCCCCGGCCCGCAGGCCGCCGCCGATATCGCCGCCTGGCTCGCCCTGCGCTGATCAGCGCTCCATCGGCACCACATCGACCGCCTGATGGCTCTCATGCGCGCCCGCCGTGCGCAGCGCGCCCAGCACCGGCGCGACATCGGAATAATCGCGCCCGATCGCCACGGTGATGTAATCGAGCCCGGCGGGCTGGTCATTCGTCGGGTCGAACTCGACCCAGCCCATCTGCGCCCCCGCCCAAGCCCGCACCCAGGCATGCATCGCATCGGCGCCCTCGAGGCGCGGCTGGCCGGGCGGCGGGAAGGTGCGCAAAAACCCCGAGACATAGCCCGCCGGGATGCCGAGCCCGCGCAGGCCCGCGATCATCACCTGCGCGAAATCCTGGCACACGCCATGGCGCGCGGTGAAGGCCTCGAGCGGCGCGGTGTCGACGGTGGTGGCCTCGGCGTCAAAGCGCATCTCGCGGTGAAGCGCGCGGCCGATCGCCTCGATCGCGGCGAAGGCGGTCATGCCCGGGGTGATCAGCGCGCGGGCGAAGGCGGTGATCTCGGGCACCGGGCGGATCCGCGGCGAGGCGCCGAGGAAATGGTGGGGCGCCTGCGGGGCGAGGCTTTGCTCGGCCGCGATCTCGGCGGCAAGGCCCGCGAGCGGCGGCGAGAGGTCAAGCACGGGAGGGGGCGCGGCGCGCTCGACGGTGGCGGTGAGGGTGAAGGCCGCGGCCGAGATCGGCTTGTGCCAGGCGACCGAGGTCATCGCATTGCCGAAGAAATCGAGGCTGTCGCGGCGTTCATCGGGGAGCGGGTCGATGCTCAGGAGCCGGCGCGTCACGCGCTGGGTGCCGGGCGCATCCGAGGGCAAGAGCCGCAGCAGGTTGCGCGTGTGATCGGCGGGGGCGGCGTAGCTGTAATCGATCACGAGGCGGATGTCGTAACGCATGGGCCCCTCAGCGCAGATAGGCGGTTGTGAGCAGATCGGAGGCCGCCGCGATCTCGCCGCGCAGCGCGATCAGCCGCTCGGAGGTGATCTCGCGCGGCTCGGCCACCTGCAGCGCGCTCTGGATCGGCACGAGCGCGCGCGAGAGCGGCGCGAGGCGGCCGTTCGTCACCGCATCGGGCAGCGCCATCGCGAGCGCCCGCATCCGCTGGATCTGGAACAGGATCGAGCGCGGGTTGTCGCCGTCGAGCGCGAGCAGGTCGATCACCGTATCGCGCGAGGTCTCGACGCGGTAGCGGCGCTGGTGGGTGATCACGCTGTCGGCGACCTCGACGGCAATGTCGAGCGAGCCCGCCGGCGCCTGCGGATCGGCAAAGACCGTAAGCATCGCCGCCAGCGCATCGGCGCGTTCGAGCGCGCGGCCGAAGCTGAGGAACCGCCAGCCCGAGAAGCGATACATGTTTTCATGCACGAGGCCGGAAAAGCCGGTGATCTTGCGCACCAGAACCGACATCGCGCGCGCGCAATCATCGCCCGGGCGCGCGGTGCGGCTCATCTGGCGGGCGGTTTTCACCAGATCGCCGAGCGCCGCCCAGCCATCTGTGGAGAACCGGTCGCGCACCTTCGCCGCACAGCCCCGCGCGATCTCGATGCGCCCGATCAGCGCCTCGGGGATCGGCTCGTCGAGCGTGTAACCATAGGGCGCGAGGAAGCTCTCGAGCGCCTTGAGCCGCGGGTCGGCGGGGTTGTCGGTGGCGGCGAGGCGCAGGTGATAGGCGCGGATCAGCCGGATCGCATCCTCGGTGCGCTCGACATAGCGGCCGAGCCAGTAGAGATTGTCGGCCGCGCGCGAGGGCAGCGTGCCCGAGGTGGTCCGGCGGAACTCGGTGCTGGGCGGGATCAG from the Rhodobacter xanthinilyticus genome contains:
- a CDS encoding transglutaminase family protein translates to MRYDIRLVIDYSYAAPADHTRNLLRLLPSDAPGTQRVTRRLLSIDPLPDERRDSLDFFGNAMTSVAWHKPISAAAFTLTATVERAAPPPVLDLSPPLAGLAAEIAAEQSLAPQAPHHFLGASPRIRPVPEITAFARALITPGMTAFAAIEAIGRALHREMRFDAEATTVDTAPLEAFTARHGVCQDFAQVMIAGLRGLGIPAGYVSGFLRTFPPPGQPRLEGADAMHAWVRAWAGAQMGWVEFDPTNDQPAGLDYITVAIGRDYSDVAPVLGALRTAGAHESHQAVDVVPMER